The proteins below come from a single Streptomyces sp. B3I8 genomic window:
- a CDS encoding ABC transporter substrate-binding protein: MSLNRPVAAALTAALCLLTAACGSSSGGDEESTRADGAAGAGSGYPVTLDNCGRKETFEKAPSRVVVMNGASVAEVSTLLALGLKDRIIANQQSWGMSEVAGRAAAVKALPTGDIKLNEASDIPREAMFGLRPDLVLSVTTYGFDQKNGFATREQLEQVGAHTYVSPQGCDDDPSRMTVADSYRLLRDMGKIFHVENRAEKLIAASRKHIAAVSRKVEKAAAKRGQEKPKVMVLFSDMAMGNNAFSSVFARGIVNDILARAGGTNAFEGAATTLFADLSKEKVAATDVDAVVVLGFNDSDPAAYARKLFKEFPQWPAARNNTYVTLSDSMYLGPSNDLAVERVAKLLHPDAF, translated from the coding sequence ATGTCGCTGAACCGGCCGGTCGCGGCCGCCCTGACCGCCGCCCTGTGTCTGCTCACGGCGGCGTGCGGCTCCTCCTCCGGCGGAGATGAGGAGAGTACGAGAGCGGACGGGGCCGCGGGTGCCGGGTCCGGCTATCCGGTCACGCTGGACAACTGCGGACGCAAGGAGACCTTCGAGAAGGCGCCCAGCCGGGTCGTCGTCATGAACGGCGCCTCCGTCGCGGAGGTCTCCACCCTCCTCGCCCTCGGCCTGAAGGACCGGATCATCGCCAACCAGCAGAGCTGGGGCATGTCCGAGGTCGCCGGCCGGGCCGCCGCCGTCAAGGCACTGCCCACCGGTGACATCAAGCTCAACGAGGCCTCCGACATCCCCCGCGAGGCCATGTTCGGACTGCGCCCCGACCTCGTCCTGTCCGTCACCACGTACGGCTTCGACCAGAAGAACGGCTTCGCCACCCGCGAGCAGCTCGAACAGGTGGGGGCCCACACCTACGTCTCCCCGCAGGGCTGCGACGACGACCCCTCCAGGATGACCGTCGCCGACAGCTACCGGCTGCTGCGCGACATGGGAAAGATCTTCCACGTCGAGAACCGGGCCGAGAAGCTCATCGCCGCCTCCAGGAAGCACATCGCGGCGGTCTCCCGGAAGGTGGAGAAGGCGGCAGCGAAGAGGGGGCAGGAGAAGCCGAAGGTCATGGTCCTGTTCTCCGACATGGCCATGGGCAACAACGCCTTCAGCTCGGTGTTCGCCCGCGGCATCGTCAACGACATCCTCGCCCGGGCCGGCGGCACCAACGCCTTCGAGGGCGCCGCCACCACCCTCTTCGCCGACCTCAGCAAGGAGAAGGTGGCCGCCACCGACGTCGACGCCGTCGTCGTCCTTGGCTTCAACGATTCCGACCCGGCGGCGTACGCCAGGAAACTGTTCAAGGAGTTCCCCCAGTGGCCGGCCGCCAGGAACAACACGTACGTGACGCTGTCCGACTCGATGTACCTCGGCCCGAGCAACGACCTGGCCGTGGAGAGGGTCGCGAAGCTGCTGCACCCCGACGCGTTCTGA
- a CDS encoding class I SAM-dependent methyltransferase, with protein sequence MGVSMGTARMWVERWERQQQRYAVDREERFAVIADVTEHLCAGRDRPLLLDLGCGPGSLSARLARRLPDAEIVAVDMDPVLLELGRTHHCDAARYVDAVIGEDGWTDALGLDRGVDVAVSTTALHYLPAPDLLRAYRGLAALLRPGGALVNGDHFPPEESPCADLTAHVGRRRAERTGAHGHEDEDWESWWRAVAADPELTDLYRQREKGRASSGDGNQHLSVARHTRLLHRGGFRHVTPVWQAGDSRVLVALKA encoded by the coding sequence ATGGGTGTGAGCATGGGAACGGCCAGGATGTGGGTGGAGCGCTGGGAACGGCAGCAGCAGCGCTACGCGGTCGACCGCGAGGAGCGGTTCGCCGTGATCGCCGACGTCACGGAGCATCTCTGCGCCGGCCGTGACCGGCCGCTCCTGCTCGACCTGGGCTGCGGCCCCGGCTCCCTGTCCGCCAGACTCGCCCGCCGCCTGCCGGACGCGGAGATCGTCGCCGTCGACATGGACCCCGTACTGCTGGAACTGGGGCGCACCCATCATTGCGACGCGGCCCGGTACGTCGACGCGGTGATCGGCGAGGACGGCTGGACGGACGCGCTGGGGCTGGACCGCGGCGTGGACGTCGCCGTCTCGACGACGGCACTGCACTACCTCCCCGCCCCCGACCTGCTGCGCGCGTACCGGGGCCTCGCCGCGCTGCTCCGCCCCGGCGGAGCGCTGGTCAACGGCGACCACTTCCCCCCGGAGGAGTCGCCCTGCGCGGACCTCACCGCCCACGTGGGGCGCCGCCGGGCCGAGCGGACCGGGGCGCACGGGCACGAGGACGAGGACTGGGAGTCGTGGTGGCGCGCGGTCGCCGCCGATCCCGAGCTGACCGATCTGTACCGGCAGCGCGAGAAGGGCCGCGCGTCCTCGGGCGACGGCAACCAGCACCTCTCCGTGGCCAGGCACACCCGGCTGCTCCACCGGGGGGGCTTCCGCCATGTCACCCCGGTGTGGCAGGCGGGCGACAGCCGGGTGCTGGTGGCCCTGAAGGCCTGA